The nucleotide sequence ATTACCGATAATATTAATATCTTTAATGGGCTGTGTTAGTTTTCCATTTTCAATTAAGTAACCCGATTTAACGAAGAAGGTGAAATCTCCGGCGCCAATTTGAACCTGTCCGTTGGTAAACACATCAGCAAAAATCCCTTTTTTTACTGTTGATATCATATCTTCTTCCGAAACATTTCCAGATTCCATATAGGTTGCACGCATTCGGGGGATAGGCATCTGACGGAATGATTCGCGTCGGCCATTACCGGTAGACGCTATTCCATAATGCTTTGCACTTATTCTGTCGTGCAGGTAACTGGTAAGAATACCCTCTTTTACTATATAGGTTTTCTGACCTTCAACACCTTCATCGTCAATATTAACCGAGCCACGGTTAAACGGAATAGTGCCATCGTCGACCACATTTATATGTTCGTTGCAAATCTTTTTATTTAACTGGTCAGAAAAAATAGAAGTATTCTTTCTGTTAAAGTCCGCTTCAAAGGCATGACCTATAGCTTCATGTAATAAGATACCAGATCCTCCGGCACCCATTACCACTGGCATTTCACCGCCTTTAGGTTTTACCGCCTGAAATAGAATAGCTGTTTTACTAACAGCTTCGTTAGCCACTTCGCTGATAAGTTCGTCTGTCAGGAATTCAGTACCCATACGGAAGGCTCTGGATGCATAAGAATTTTCAATCTTACCGTTTTCCTCCATAATACATTGAGCGCCCAATGTAACCATTGGCCTATAATCGTAATACATTACCCCTTCCGAATTACAAAAGAAGATGTGAGATGTTGAATCGCTTAGCGAAGCTGAAACTTTATGTACCCGTTTATCCAAAGAAAATACCAAATCATTCAGCTTCTGGAGGTAAGGCATCTTTGTATTAACAGCCACTTCATCCCATGGCGATTTGATAGCGTAGTAGTTCTGTACGATAGGCATTTCTGTAAGATTTACCATTGCTTTTCCTGCAGAACCATTCGCAATTCTGGCTGCAGTTCGAGCTGCTGTAAGCATTTCTTCCAAAGTTACGTTTTCCACGTAAGCATATCCACTCTGATCGCCGGCTAGGACACGAACACCTACACCAAAGTCGATGTTTGAACTCGCCCGGTTTACTGCACCGTCTTGCAATCCGATATAATTGTTGTACGTATGCTCGAAAAATAGGTCAGCATAATCGCCCCCTTTTTCCAGCGCTGCCTTTAGAACTTTCTTTAAATCACTTTCGGAAACACCAAAGTGATTTAAAGCAAACAATACACCGGTAGCTTTGTCGGCAACCTGTGCGGTAACCTCTCCTAATAATGAAGGAGCCGCTAATGATCCCAACATAACAATTCCTCCTGTTTTAATAAATTCACGTCTGTTAAAGCTCATAACTAATACATTTTTGTTATTGCCTTTGTTCGCGGGCCCATTCCATCACATTGGCTGGCGGACGCTGGGCAAGAAGCTCCCGTTTCATGAAATCCATGTAGGGGGCAACATGCGCGAAATACTTTTTTAATCCTATACACAAATAATTAAGCCCGGGTTCGCCATCTGATGTAATCAAAAAACGATTCTTTGGGCATTCGCCGTTACAGGCAAATAAATATTCGCAAGCTTTACACTGACCGGGTAATGCATCAGCTTTATCGTTTCCGAATTTCAATTGCTTGGGCGAATACATCATTTCTGTTAACGAGTGGGTACGTATGTTTCCCAGTTTATATTCGGGAAAAACGTAGTGATCGCAGCTATATACATCGCCGTTAAATTCTAAAATACCTGCATGACCGCAAGTTTTGGCAAGAGTACAAACTCCAGGTTGCTGACCGACCCAATTGGCCAGTGTGGCATCAAACAGTTGTATGTAGTAATTACCTACATCCTCTTTAATCCATTCATCAAATATAGCACAAAGGAAATCACCCCACTTTTCGGCATCAACAGAAAAAGGAGCAAGTTTTATTTCCTTACTTTGTTGTTGCGGATGTGTGAGTTTAGTCCCTTTTGTCTGTTCAGTGATTCGTTCTACAATGGGTGAAAACTGTATGTAGTGACAATCCATTTCTTTGAAAAAGTTATAAAAGTCCAATGGATAATCCACATTGTAATCATTTACAACTGCCATCGCATTGTATTCGACTCCATGTTTTTTTAGTAATTCAATCCCTTTCATTACTTTATAGAAAGAGGGGAGTCCTTGCTTATTTCTTCGATATTCGTCGTGAAACTCCTGAGGACCGTCGATAGAAATACCAACAAGAAAATTATTCTCCTTCAAAAATATACACCATTCGTCCGTAAGCAACGTACCATTAGTTTGAATGCTATTGTCAATCTGCCTGCCACGACCATAGACGCGCTGTAAATCCAATGCCTTTTTGTAAAAGCTGATAGGGCGCATCAAGGGTTCTCCGCCGTGCCAGGTGAATAGCACTTCATTCATTGTCTGACTGTTCAGGTAATCCTGAATAAACTTATCAAGCAATTCGTCAGATAATATACTTGTTTTCTTTTCAGGATAAAGATTTCCCTTTTCTAAATAATAACAGTATTCGCAGGCAAGATTACATACAGATCCAACCGGTTTAACCATTACATATAATGGACGGGCAAAAGGAGAAGCAAATGAACTCATAGAGCTTCGTAATCAGTTTCCTGAAAACCGCTTACTTCCGTTTCCCATCGTTTGGAGACGAAAGCAACATGATCCGGATAGTTATTGTAGGTTTCAAAATCTTTTCTGTTTTTGAAGACCATGGAAAATCCAAAATTAAAATCACACTTCGCACTGGTTTGACGGAATACCTGAAAGTTTTTAACTACCGGAATAGCAGAAAGTATTTGTTTGCCGTCGGCTAAAAATTTATTGCTTGCTTCTGATTCAGCCTCATGTTTAAGACTAAAAGCAACTGTATGAAGAATTTCACCTGCTCTTAATTCGCAGGAAGTATTGCTATTACATGCGGTAACTGATACTCCTGTCGCAGTAACAGCAGTTGCCACCGAAGCGGCTCCAATAAATTTACGTCTGTTCATTGATTAATATATATATATGTATTAGAGAACCGTTTAGATTACAAATGTAATGGAATTTAGAAAAAGTTGGGTAGCATTACTTATTTATTTCTAATTTTCTTTAATCCCAGATTGGATTAACTTAGCTATACGGGAAAAAAAATACCTACATTTGCAGCTTTGAAAATAAGCAGAAAGCTCCAAATGAATAAAGATACTACTTTTGGCAGATTGTTGGGATTACTTTTTATAACCCTTTTTGTCTGCCTTGCTTTATACTTGCTACCAGATAAGATTTTGGGATACAAGATAAAGAAGGTCGATTTATTGTCCGATCTTCGTATTGAAGACGATTCTGTGTCGTTGGACGAATTAAAACGTAAACTTGCCATTGCAGATTCACTCCTGGCCGACTCCATATCCAAAGCCCGAATAAGACAGTTCCCCGAATCCGACTCTTCGGCCATTGCAATGAGAGACTCATTATATAGAGTAATGCAATCATCCTGGTCGATTGCCGATTCCTCCGGAGTAAGGTTGGAAGATTTTTCTGTTGGACACGTAGGTCTGAAACGTTTTTTTGCTGCATTGAAGCGTGCCAATGAGAAAAAAGGACAAGTAAGAATTGCTTTTTTGGGCGATTCATTTATTGAAGGCGATATTATGGTGGCCGACTTCAGGAATGCTTTGCAACAAAAGTTTGGAGGAAGAGGGGTTGGATTTATCCCTATAGCTTCGCCGGTTTCTCAATTCCGCCCAACTGTAGAGCACCATTTTGAAGGGTGGAATACCTTTTCACTACTTACGGACAAGAGTCATAAGTACACTTTGCCTGGAATGGTATTCGAAGCAGAAGAAGGAGCCAGCGCCGACTTTCATGCCGTTAAACGTTATGCAAGTCTACGGGAATTCTCTGCATTAAAACTAGTTTACGAACGTAACAGCTCTTCCGTAGTTAAACTTCAATACAATGGAAGTACGGATACTACCTATCAATATTTGCCTGCAACAAACAATATCACGCAACGAGTATGGACAGGCCGTTTTACTGAAGCCTCTTTTAAGTTTAATAAAACAGAAGGTCTCCGGGTTTTGGGTGTATCTATGGAAGATACTACTGGTGTTGTAGTCGATAATTTCTCGTTAAGAGGTAATTCTGGTCTTATTCTTGAACAACTTGATCAACCTAGATGCGAAGCTCTTAATGCTATTCGTAAATACGATTTGATTGTGTTGCAATATGGATTGAACGTTGTAAGCGATGAAGTTCTTCAATACGGCTGGTACAGACAACGAATGGTTCACGTCCTGGCACATGTACGCCAATGTTTCCCGGATGCAGATATTTTATTACTTGGAGTATCCGACAGGAGCAGGCAGGAAGAAGGAACTTTTCAGACAATGCCCGCTGTTTTGGCACTTTTGCATGCGCAACGTCAGACTGCTCAACAGGCGGGAGTTTGTTTCTGGAATGTGTTTAGCGCGATGGGAGGAGGAGAGAATAGTATGGTACGTTTTGTTGAAAACAATTGGGCAAGCAAAGATTATACACACTTGAGCTTTAGAGGAGGGAAGGAAATTGGAATGTCTCTCTTCAAATCAATTTTATTAGAAAAACAATTTTATGATGAAGCGGAAAAAGCAGTTCGCTGAAATAGTCTGGCTATTATTTTCATTTGTATTCCTCTTATTGATTGCAGGTATACATCTTGCATTCACTGTTAAACGAAACGGCGGAATAGAAGATGTGTTGCCCATGCAGCCGCTTACTCCTATAGAACTTCCCTTGTCTGGTTCTTCTGTCTCTTTTGTAACAGATTCATCGAACTTGATAGTTGACGACAAACAGTCGCTTTCTGTTATTTATGATATGCTCGACTCTTTGAGGATGGGAAAAGACACAATCCTGACGATCGTTCATTTGGGAGATTCGCATTTGCAGGCAGGTTATAATTCTGGCCGGATTATGCGGTTGATGCATAAAGACTTCGGAAATGCTGGAAGAGGATGGATTTCGCCATTAAAGCTGACTAAGTCCAACGAACCCGACGACTATTTTATTCATTCTGAGATTAAAAGCTGGGTGTCTGGACGTATTACACAATCTTCTCCGAAATGCAAGGTTGGTCCTGGAGGAATTGGAATCCTTTCCGATGCTTCGTCAATTAATTTTGATATATCAATTACTCCGAATAATGGCTCAGGATATTGGTTTAGTCAGGCCGTATTATTCCGTCATCCCCAAGCAATGCCTCAAAGTCTTGTTGGCTCCGGGGATAATACAAAAACGAATACAGGCAGCAGCGAACTCGTTCCGGATTTAACAACAGATACGTTTAGGCTACCGACTTTGACTGATGCAATTAAATTAGTAAGTACTGTAAACCCGGGAATTCCTACGGACTCATTAATGAATTTATACTATGGTTTTTCCCTTACAAATGGAAACCCTGGTGTATTGTATCATTCAGTAGGAGTTAATGGAGCGTTGTTTCAAAATTATACAAATGAATCGTACATCAGGCAACTGGCTGTTTTGAAACCATCCTTGCTGATAGTTTCTCTGGGAACAAACGAAAGCTTTGGACGGAACTTCCGTAAAGAAATGTTTAAAGAGCAGCTCGATCGCTTTATTACTATGGTACAGACTTATATGCCCCAGACAACCTTGTTGCTTACTACGCCTGCAGAATGTTATAAACGAACCAGAGTAAAGAGAAAAAGGGTTTATGTAAGAAATGACCGTACAGAGTTAGTAGCTCAGACCATTGTTGCTTACGCCCGCGAAAAAGGAATTGCTTGCTGGGATTTATTTACTGTAAGCGGAGGAAAAGGATCTGCTAAAAAATGGTACAAAGCAGGTCTGTTTGGCAGAGACCGTGTTCATTTTACCGTAACTGGTTACGAGGAACAAGGAACGTTGTTCTACCGGGCATTCATACAAAACTATAATAAATCAAACAAAGAAAATGTTACCCGTTAATATAGACTTTACACGCATTCCTGATCTTTTACAATATCAGGCTGGAGCACCCATGATATTTAGCAGTGGCCTTTTTTTCTTTTTGTTTATTTTATTTGTGCTGATTTATATTCCGCTGCAAAAACATACCTATGCAAGAGTATTGTATGTAACTCTTTTTTCGCTGTATTTTTACTATAAAAGCAGTGGCATATGGTTTTTATTACTGGTATTTACCGCAACATCCGATTTTTGCATCGGACGGCTTTTATCCATGACTACTGTCCATTGGAAACGGAAACTATTGGTTGTTGTAAGTTTGTGCGTTAATCTTGGTATGTTGGGGTATTTTAAATATACTAACTTTCTCTGGCAAGTTGTTGCAGGATTTGGTCAGGAAATAGGAACACTTTTTAATATCCCGGAATTGGAACAGCTAAGTTACGAACCAATGGATATCTTCCTTCCGGTAGGAATCTCATTTTTTACTTTTCAATCCTTAAGCTATATTATAGATATATACCGGGGACGTATTCAGTCTTTGAAAAGGTGGATTGATTACGTATTTTATGTTTCATTTTTTCCTCAGTTGGTAGCCGGACCAATTGTACGAGCCCGCGATTTTATTCCTCAGATTTACAAAACCCCGTCTGTATCGCGTGCAGAGTTTGGCGAAGGCCTCTTCCTTATTATATGTGGTCTGTTTAAGAAAGCTGTAATATCCGATTATATCAGTCTGAATTTTGTTGATCGTATTTTCGATGCACCGTTGCTTTATACAGGCGTGGAAAATTTACTGGGAGTGTATGGATATGCTCTTCAGATCTATTGCGATTTTTCAGGTTATTCGGATATGGCTATAGGTATAGCATTGCTTTTGGGATTCCGTTTTAATATCAACTTTGATTCGCCGTATCAATCGGCCACTATTACAGAATTCTGGCGCAGATGGCATATTTCCCTTTCTTCTTGGTTAAAAGACTACCTGTACATATCGCTTGGAGGTAATAGAAAAGGGAAAATCAGGACCTATATTAATTTATTAATAACCATGTTACTGGGCGGATTATGGCACGGAGCATCTATACGCTTTATTTTGTGGGGAGCCATCCACGGAGTTTCACTGGCTGTACATAAAGCAATGATGAGTCGCTTCGGCAGTTTTAAGCATTCGGGCGAATTAATGAATCCTGTACGCAGAGTGATAGGCGTACTAATAACATTCCATATAGTATGCTTCGCCTGGATTTTATTCCGTGCCGATTCTATGCAACGGGTAGGAGAGGTTCTTACACAGATAGCCACGAACTTTCATCCAGAGGTGTTTCTGCAATTCCTGACAGGTTATAAGGCTGTTTCATTTTTAATGATAACAGGTTATCTGATTCACTTTATGCCAAAGCGGGCCGAAGTTGGCATGCAACAGTTGGTTACAAAATCGCCGTTGCTTGTACAGGCTGCGTTGCTGATAATTGCTGTTTTTATTGTATTTCAGGTAAAAAGCGCAGGAGTACAACCATTTATTTATTTTCAGTTTTAGCCAACACCCTGATGTCGCGTCCGGATAATTCCTGAAAGATCTGAAGATCGAATTCAGGGATTACAGCCAGAATGTGATCAAATACATCGGCCTGAATTGTTTCATAAGATACCCAATCTTTGATGGAAGAGAAAAAATAAAGTTCCATGGGTATGCCTTTTTCGGTAGGTTGCAAATGTCTGACCATGCAATTCAGCTCTTTGCTTACTTCAGGCAGGCTTTCAAGATAGCATTGAAGATACGCTCTAAAAACGCCCAGATTGGTTTGACGTCTGCCATTTACCATTATGGTATTATCTATCTGATTGGTTTGGTTATAAGTCTGAAGCTTCTGTTCTGTTTCTTCAATATATCTGGTAAGCAAAGATATCTTTTTGTATTTATCCAACATTTCGGACGTACAGAATTTAACGCTGTTCATATCAAGATTAATCGATCTTTTGATTCGTCTTCCAGGCGATTCGCTCATCCCTCTCCAATTCTGAAACGAGTCGCTTATTAGTGCATAGGGCGGAATTGTAGTAATTGTATTATCAAAATTCTTAACCTTTACAGTGTTTAATGTAATTTCAATAACAGTACCGTCTGCTCCGAATTTAGGCATTGAAATCCAATCTCCCACGCGCAACATATCATTGGCCGAAAGCTGTATGCCGGCAACAAACCCCAATATGGTATCTTTAAATACCAATATGAGAATGGCTGCAGAAGCTCCCAGTCCGGCAAAGATGGTTGAGGGCGATTCATTGATGAGTATACTGATAAGCAGGATAAGACCAACTGAAAACAGAATCACCTGCACAACCTGCACAAATCCTTTTAGTGGTTTATCTTTGAACTTTTCATTTCTGTGAAATAATTCTACGCCAAGATTAAGCAGACTGTTTATGAAATTCAGCGAAACCGCAATGATATATAACTGGCAGATTTTTTGTAAAATGATCAGTGTAGCTGCACTTTCGGTCGATGTATATGCCAGTGGTAACATGGTATATATCATAATGGAGGGAACGATGTGCATTAGCTTATTGATGATTTTCCTGTCGATGATCAGGTCGTCGAGCTGATTTATGGTCTTTTTTGCAACACGTTTAAAGGCACCAAGAATAATATAGCGGCAAATATAGTCGACCGACAGTGCAAGGACAATGATAAGCAATAGAATGCAAAGATTGTCGAGGGTGTCTGCCAGCTCGGGTGTTGCTCCCCAGTTAATTAATTTTTGATTGATCCATTCGGTAATCTGTTTCATTGTATCTATGTTTTATTATATAAGTAAAGCTGCGCAAAAGTAAGAAATAGATTGCATAATTCCGAAGCAATTAAATTATCAGCAAAAACAATCCTATATCTTTGGTAATAAAAAGATATAATAATCGAGGCAAAAAGTACTAACATTTTGAGACAAAAGTACTAACATTTAAACGTAAACATAGTGAGATCTATCTTTGCATTAACAGGTAAGTGTTCAGTTTTTTTCGTTATGTTTGTACTAATTTTAACGAATAATCGGGAATAAATATATGAAACCATTTCTATATCAGGTAGCTTCATGTTTTTATGAGGAATATGGTACGGACATAAATAAACTGGCATTTGTATTTCCCAATCGAAGGGCCGGCTTGTTTTTTCAGAAATATCTGTCAGGGATAGCGCAAAAACCTCTTTTTTCGCCGGCCATTCTTACTATTAGCGACTTGTTTGTTCAACTCAGTGGAAAACAATCGGCCGATAAGATAAGCATGCTTTTTTTCTTGTACGAGATATATGTCGAGAAAAGCGGATCTGCCGAATCGTTCGACGAGTTTCTTTATTGGGGAGAGATGCTGCTTAACGACTTCGACGATATAGACAAATACATGGCCAATGCCGAAAAGTTGTTTTCGAACGTAACCGATTTACGCGAGATAGAAAACGACTTTAGCTTTCTAAGTGAAGAGCAGGTGGCAGCTATCCGCTCTTTCTGGTCCTCTTTTTATCCTGTAAATGATACACCGAATCAGCGCGAATTTTTACATGTTTGGCAGCTGTTATTTTCTTTGTATGATACGTTGAGAAAAAAGTTGGCACAAGATGGAAAAGGATACGAAGGAATGATTTTCAGGGAGGTAGCCGAATCGGCCCGCGAAGATAGCTTCCGGCTTCCTTTCGAAAAGATTGTTTTTGTGGGGCTAAATGCCTTGACCAAGGCCGAAGAAACTTTTTTGTCCTATTTAAGAGATAAAAATCTGGCCGATTTTTATTGGGATTATGCATCTCCAATGGTTACCGACTCTGATAATAAAGCTTCGTTTTTTGTAAACAGAAACCTGCATCTGTTCCCTTCTCAATTAACGTTGTCTCCCGAGGAAGCAACTCAGCCTGAGATTGAGGTTATTGGGATACCATCGGGAATTGGTCAGGCCAAGCACGTTTACACTATACTTTCGGAATTATGCGGCACCGAAGATTTAAGTGCCGACGAGGCTTTTCGTACAGCAGTGATTCTACCAGACGAGCAATTGCTTATTCCGGTGTTGCATGCTATTCCGGAACAGATACGCAGAATCAATGTGACAATGGGATATCCGCTTGCCGGAACGCCGGTTGCATCGTTAATGGAATATATTTTGGCTTTACAGAAGAATGTCCGCTATGTGGATGGGAAACCTTTATTCTATTTCAGGGATGTATTGCCAATTCTGAATCATCGCTATATATATTGTACCTCGAATCAAGTCATAAGCGACTTGATTCGTGATATAACCGAAAATAACCGAGTTTACATCGGATATAGCGAGCTTAACAAGAATGAATTACTCTCGATTTTATTTGTTCCGGTAACCGGAACGGAAGCATTTTCCGATTACCTTATTCGGGTACTTGAAGAACTAAACAAGGTGTTGTCTCCCGCTGCCGAATCGGAGGAAGAAGTGCAGCGGACTAATGACTTGGAACAAGAGTTCATTTTCCATTATTTCGCCACAGTGAACCGAATGAGGGAAGTAATGACTGATGCTGGTGTGGAAATGACTGTAGATACGTATTTCCGTTTATTAAAACGTATGACCGATACCATTACCATACCCTTTCACGGAGAACCTCTTTCCGGATTACAGGTAATGGGTGTGCTGGAAACCCGTGCGCTGGATTTCGACCGGATTATTATTCTTTCGGTAAATGAAGGAATTTATCCAACCCGAAAAGGGGCAAATTCATTCATACCCTATAATCTGAGAAAAGGTTTTGGTTTGCCAACTTACGAACACCAGGATAGTGTTTGGGCTTATCACTTTTATCGCCTGATATATCGTGCCAAAAAAGTAAGTCTGCTCTATGATACAAGAAGCAACGGACTTCAGACTGGCGAAGTAAGCCGGTTTGTATATCAGCTTCGCTACCATTACGAGCTAAATCTCAAGCAAAGGCTGGTTGTTTATAATGTTTCGTCGTCAAAGACTCCGGCATTGCAGGTTCCCAAAACGCCAGAGGTTATAGCCCTTCTCGACAAATTTGTAAAAGGAGGAAGCCGCGCTATTTCTGCCAGCGCAGTTAACACTTACCTGGATTGTCCTTTAAAATTTTATTTTTCTGTTCTCGAAGGACTCGGAGAAGAAGAGGAGGTAAGCGAAACAATTGAAAGTAATGTTTTTGGGAGTTTGCTCCATAAAGTAATGGAGGAATTGTACGCGCCATTTCAAGGAAAGATGGTTACCGCAGATCTGCTTGAAATAATTGGAAAAGACAATAAACTGCTCACGCACACAATCGCACGTGCATTTGCCGAGGTGTTTTTTAAATCGGAAGTTGTTCGCCCCTTAACAGGACAGAACTTTCTTATTGGCGAGATGATTCGCAAATATGTTCTGAAGGTTTTAGGTCGGGACAGTAAACTTACCCCTTTTCGGTACATTGAATCGGAGAAAAAGATACGTGCCGATTTTAAACTTAATGATGGCAGGGTAATACAACTTAAAGGATTTATAGACAGGGTTGATGAAGTTAAAGAGACGATTCGTATTATTGACTATAAAAGTGGTAGTGGTTTATCAATATTTAATACCATCGAAAGTTTATTTGATATGGATCTAAAGGAAAGACCTAAAGCCATTATGCAGGTTTGTCTTTACTCGTGGATGTATGGCCTGGAAGCTCCGGGAAAGAAGATCCAGCCCGGCATTTATTATATGCGTAGCCTTTTTACTGACGCATTTGATAGTGGAGTATACCAGCGCATAGATAGAGGGAGATCAGAACAATTAAGTGAATTTGCCTCGGTTAGCAGTTCTTTCGAGGATGAATTGCGTAAGTGTTTGGATAATATATTTGATTGCCGCGTACCATTTACTCAAACCAGTACAGGAAACGCTTGTCTTTACTGTCCGTTTAC is from uncultured Macellibacteroides sp. and encodes:
- a CDS encoding TldD/PmbA family protein; protein product: MSFNRREFIKTGGIVMLGSLAAPSLLGEVTAQVADKATGVLFALNHFGVSESDLKKVLKAALEKGGDYADLFFEHTYNNYIGLQDGAVNRASSNIDFGVGVRVLAGDQSGYAYVENVTLEEMLTAARTAARIANGSAGKAMVNLTEMPIVQNYYAIKSPWDEVAVNTKMPYLQKLNDLVFSLDKRVHKVSASLSDSTSHIFFCNSEGVMYYDYRPMVTLGAQCIMEENGKIENSYASRAFRMGTEFLTDELISEVANEAVSKTAILFQAVKPKGGEMPVVMGAGGSGILLHEAIGHAFEADFNRKNTSIFSDQLNKKICNEHINVVDDGTIPFNRGSVNIDDEGVEGQKTYIVKEGILTSYLHDRISAKHYGIASTGNGRRESFRQMPIPRMRATYMESGNVSEEDMISTVKKGIFADVFTNGQVQIGAGDFTFFVKSGYLIENGKLTQPIKDINIIGNGPKALADITMVGNNYKMDNGTWTCGKDGQSCPVTCGMPSALVSKLTVGGEN
- a CDS encoding anaerobic sulfatase-maturation protein codes for the protein MSSFASPFARPLYVMVKPVGSVCNLACEYCYYLEKGNLYPEKKTSILSDELLDKFIQDYLNSQTMNEVLFTWHGGEPLMRPISFYKKALDLQRVYGRGRQIDNSIQTNGTLLTDEWCIFLKENNFLVGISIDGPQEFHDEYRRNKQGLPSFYKVMKGIELLKKHGVEYNAMAVVNDYNVDYPLDFYNFFKEMDCHYIQFSPIVERITEQTKGTKLTHPQQQSKEIKLAPFSVDAEKWGDFLCAIFDEWIKEDVGNYYIQLFDATLANWVGQQPGVCTLAKTCGHAGILEFNGDVYSCDHYVFPEYKLGNIRTHSLTEMMYSPKQLKFGNDKADALPGQCKACEYLFACNGECPKNRFLITSDGEPGLNYLCIGLKKYFAHVAPYMDFMKRELLAQRPPANVMEWAREQRQ
- a CDS encoding Dabb family protein, translated to MNRRKFIGAASVATAVTATGVSVTACNSNTSCELRAGEILHTVAFSLKHEAESEASNKFLADGKQILSAIPVVKNFQVFRQTSAKCDFNFGFSMVFKNRKDFETYNNYPDHVAFVSKRWETEVSGFQETDYEAL
- a CDS encoding GDSL-type esterase/lipase family protein; the encoded protein is MMKRKKQFAEIVWLLFSFVFLLLIAGIHLAFTVKRNGGIEDVLPMQPLTPIELPLSGSSVSFVTDSSNLIVDDKQSLSVIYDMLDSLRMGKDTILTIVHLGDSHLQAGYNSGRIMRLMHKDFGNAGRGWISPLKLTKSNEPDDYFIHSEIKSWVSGRITQSSPKCKVGPGGIGILSDASSINFDISITPNNGSGYWFSQAVLFRHPQAMPQSLVGSGDNTKTNTGSSELVPDLTTDTFRLPTLTDAIKLVSTVNPGIPTDSLMNLYYGFSLTNGNPGVLYHSVGVNGALFQNYTNESYIRQLAVLKPSLLIVSLGTNESFGRNFRKEMFKEQLDRFITMVQTYMPQTTLLLTTPAECYKRTRVKRKRVYVRNDRTELVAQTIVAYAREKGIACWDLFTVSGGKGSAKKWYKAGLFGRDRVHFTVTGYEEQGTLFYRAFIQNYNKSNKENVTR
- a CDS encoding MBOAT family protein, with the protein product MLPVNIDFTRIPDLLQYQAGAPMIFSSGLFFFLFILFVLIYIPLQKHTYARVLYVTLFSLYFYYKSSGIWFLLLVFTATSDFCIGRLLSMTTVHWKRKLLVVVSLCVNLGMLGYFKYTNFLWQVVAGFGQEIGTLFNIPELEQLSYEPMDIFLPVGISFFTFQSLSYIIDIYRGRIQSLKRWIDYVFYVSFFPQLVAGPIVRARDFIPQIYKTPSVSRAEFGEGLFLIICGLFKKAVISDYISLNFVDRIFDAPLLYTGVENLLGVYGYALQIYCDFSGYSDMAIGIALLLGFRFNINFDSPYQSATITEFWRRWHISLSSWLKDYLYISLGGNRKGKIRTYINLLITMLLGGLWHGASIRFILWGAIHGVSLAVHKAMMSRFGSFKHSGELMNPVRRVIGVLITFHIVCFAWILFRADSMQRVGEVLTQIATNFHPEVFLQFLTGYKAVSFLMITGYLIHFMPKRAEVGMQQLVTKSPLLVQAALLIIAVFIVFQVKSAGVQPFIYFQF
- a CDS encoding mechanosensitive ion channel domain-containing protein, whose protein sequence is MKQITEWINQKLINWGATPELADTLDNLCILLLIIVLALSVDYICRYIILGAFKRVAKKTINQLDDLIIDRKIINKLMHIVPSIMIYTMLPLAYTSTESAATLIILQKICQLYIIAVSLNFINSLLNLGVELFHRNEKFKDKPLKGFVQVVQVILFSVGLILLISILINESPSTIFAGLGASAAILILVFKDTILGFVAGIQLSANDMLRVGDWISMPKFGADGTVIEITLNTVKVKNFDNTITTIPPYALISDSFQNWRGMSESPGRRIKRSINLDMNSVKFCTSEMLDKYKKISLLTRYIEETEQKLQTYNQTNQIDNTIMVNGRRQTNLGVFRAYLQCYLESLPEVSKELNCMVRHLQPTEKGIPMELYFFSSIKDWVSYETIQADVFDHILAVIPEFDLQIFQELSGRDIRVLAKTENK
- a CDS encoding PD-(D/E)XK nuclease family protein — protein: MKPFLYQVASCFYEEYGTDINKLAFVFPNRRAGLFFQKYLSGIAQKPLFSPAILTISDLFVQLSGKQSADKISMLFFLYEIYVEKSGSAESFDEFLYWGEMLLNDFDDIDKYMANAEKLFSNVTDLREIENDFSFLSEEQVAAIRSFWSSFYPVNDTPNQREFLHVWQLLFSLYDTLRKKLAQDGKGYEGMIFREVAESAREDSFRLPFEKIVFVGLNALTKAEETFLSYLRDKNLADFYWDYASPMVTDSDNKASFFVNRNLHLFPSQLTLSPEEATQPEIEVIGIPSGIGQAKHVYTILSELCGTEDLSADEAFRTAVILPDEQLLIPVLHAIPEQIRRINVTMGYPLAGTPVASLMEYILALQKNVRYVDGKPLFYFRDVLPILNHRYIYCTSNQVISDLIRDITENNRVYIGYSELNKNELLSILFVPVTGTEAFSDYLIRVLEELNKVLSPAAESEEEVQRTNDLEQEFIFHYFATVNRMREVMTDAGVEMTVDTYFRLLKRMTDTITIPFHGEPLSGLQVMGVLETRALDFDRIIILSVNEGIYPTRKGANSFIPYNLRKGFGLPTYEHQDSVWAYHFYRLIYRAKKVSLLYDTRSNGLQTGEVSRFVYQLRYHYELNLKQRLVVYNVSSSKTPALQVPKTPEVIALLDKFVKGGSRAISASAVNTYLDCPLKFYFSVLEGLGEEEEVSETIESNVFGSLLHKVMEELYAPFQGKMVTADLLEIIGKDNKLLTHTIARAFAEVFFKSEVVRPLTGQNFLIGEMIRKYVLKVLGRDSKLTPFRYIESEKKIRADFKLNDGRVIQLKGFIDRVDEVKETIRIIDYKSGSGLSIFNTIESLFDMDLKERPKAIMQVCLYSWMYGLEAPGKKIQPGIYYMRSLFTDAFDSGVYQRIDRGRSEQLSEFASVSSSFEDELRKCLDNIFDCRVPFTQTSTGNACLYCPFTGICGK